The genomic interval CTTTTCGACCGCGTCGCCCGGGCGGCCTGCCGTGCCGGCTGCCTGCCTCGCAAGGAGCTCTACGAAGCCTGGGAGGTGGCTCGCCGGGTGCGCCGCCGTTTCCGCGGGGGGCGGGTCGTCGATCTGGCCTGCGGGCACGGGCTGCTGGCCCAGCTCCTGGTGCTTCTCGACGACAGCTCCTCCGAAGCCTTGGCCGTGGACCGGAGCATTCCCGCCACCGCCGGCCGTCTCGCCTCGGTCCTGCAGGCCGACTGGCCCCGCCTTGGCGGGAGGGTGCGGCTGGTCGAAGCGGACCTGGAGGAGGTGGAACTGGAGGAAAACGACCTGGTCGTCTCCGTCCACACCTGCGGCGAATTGACGGATCTCGTGCTGGAGCGGGCCACATCCGCCGGCGCTCGCCTCGCCGTTCTGCCCTGCTGCCATGCTCTCGACGGGGCCGATCTCGGAGGCCTGCAGGGCTGGCTCGACGGCCCGCTGGCGATCGACGTGGTCCGTGTCCTTCGGTTGCGGAACCTCGGCTACCGGGTTTACACCGGGCAGATCCCCGGTGACATCACCCCAAAGAACCGCCTGCTGATCGCCGAGCCCGAGGGGCGCTGCCGATGACCGGGGAGGCCCTCGACATCCTTTATTCCGACGAGCACCTGGTGGTGGTCGACAAGCCCGCCGGGCTCCTCGTCCACCGCAGCCCCATCGCCCGCCGCGAGACCCGTTTCGCCCTGCAAATCGTGCGCGATCAGCTCGGCCGCCGCGTCTACCCCGCGCACCGCCTCGACAAGCCGACCTCCGGGGCGCTGTTGTTTGGCCTCTGCCCGGAGAGCGCCGCTCGGCTCTCCGGTCTGTTCGCCGGGGGAGAGGTTGAGAAGGCATACCTCGCGGTGGTGCGGGGGGTCGCCGCCGAGCACGGAGTGATCGATCACCCCCTGGCCGAGCGGCCCGAGAAGTTGCGCGACCCGCGGGAGGGGGAGCCCCGCCGGGCCATCACTGAATACCGCCGCCTCGCCGCAGTCGAGCTCCCCTTTGCCGTGGGGCGCTACCCCACCAGTCGCTACAGCCTCGTGGAGGCGCGCCCTCGCACCGGCCGCAGGCACCAGCTGCGGCGCCACTTCAAGCACGTCTTCCACCCCATCGTCGGCGATACCAAGTACGGCGAGGGCCGCCACAACCGCTTCTTCCGCGAGGACCTCGCCTCCTCCCGAATGCTCCTCGCCGCGGTCGAGATATCCTTCGACCATCCCTTCACCGGCCGGCGGGTAAGCGTTACGGCTCCTCTTTCGGCCGGCTTCCGCACCGTCATCGACCGGCTCGGCTGGAGCGGTTCGGTTCCCTCGCGCTGGTTGGCCAGGGGGGAATTCGGCGCTACAATCGATTCTGAAAACGGCCCCTGACGTGGGCGAGAGCTCACGATTCAGCTGCACGGGCAGGAAGCAGAGAATTGCCCGGGATTTCCATATCATCGAAAATGATAGAAACCAGGAGGAACCGGATGGAGACTGCAACGACTCTGGACGTGATCGAGGCGCGGGTGCTCGGATGTCTGGTGGAGAAGGAAATGGCCACCCCCGACTACTACCCCTTGTCCCTCAACGCCCTGACCAACGCCTGCAACCAGAAGAGCAACCGCAACCCGGTGATGGCTCTCGAGGAGGCCGACGCGGCCCGGGCTCTGGAGCGGCTGCGCGCCGTCGGGCTCGCCGTCGCCGCGGCCAGCGGCGGGCGGGTTCCCAAGTACGGCCACAACCTGCGGGGCAAACTGATGCTCGACGAGGACGAGCTCGCCCTGCTCTGCATGCTGTTGCTGAGGGGGCCTCAGACCGTCGGCGAGTTGCGCGGCCGGACCGAGCGCATGCACCCCTTCGCCGAGCTGGCCGAAGTCGAAGCGGCGCTGCAGGTCCTGGCCGACAAGGAGCCTCCTCTGGCCGTCAAGCTTCCCCGGCAGCCCGGGCGCAAGGAAAACCGCTTCGCCCACCTCCTCTGCGGGGAACCCGAGACCGAGAGCGAGGGGAACGCCCCGCCGGCCGAGGCGGCGACCCTCCGGGTGCGGGCCGAGAACGAGCGCATCGCGGCCCTGGAGGAAGAGGTTGCAGCCCTGCGCGAGGAACTGGAAGGGCTCAAGACGGCGATGGCGGAGTTCAAGTCCCAGT from Desulfuromonas sp. carries:
- a CDS encoding methyltransferase; its protein translation is MDRSSRNRLNERLLPQFPGETLFDRVARAACRAGCLPRKELYEAWEVARRVRRRFRGGRVVDLACGHGLLAQLLVLLDDSSSEALAVDRSIPATAGRLASVLQADWPRLGGRVRLVEADLEEVELEENDLVVSVHTCGELTDLVLERATSAGARLAVLPCCHALDGADLGGLQGWLDGPLAIDVVRVLRLRNLGYRVYTGQIPGDITPKNRLLIAEPEGRCR
- a CDS encoding pseudouridine synthase translates to MTGEALDILYSDEHLVVVDKPAGLLVHRSPIARRETRFALQIVRDQLGRRVYPAHRLDKPTSGALLFGLCPESAARLSGLFAGGEVEKAYLAVVRGVAAEHGVIDHPLAERPEKLRDPREGEPRRAITEYRRLAAVELPFAVGRYPTSRYSLVEARPRTGRRHQLRRHFKHVFHPIVGDTKYGEGRHNRFFREDLASSRMLLAAVEISFDHPFTGRRVSVTAPLSAGFRTVIDRLGWSGSVPSRWLARGEFGATIDSENGP
- a CDS encoding YceH family protein; amino-acid sequence: METATTLDVIEARVLGCLVEKEMATPDYYPLSLNALTNACNQKSNRNPVMALEEADAARALERLRAVGLAVAAASGGRVPKYGHNLRGKLMLDEDELALLCMLLLRGPQTVGELRGRTERMHPFAELAEVEAALQVLADKEPPLAVKLPRQPGRKENRFAHLLCGEPETESEGNAPPAEAATLRVRAENERIAALEEEVAALREELEGLKTAMAEFKSQFE